One part of the Thermodesulfobacterium commune DSM 2178 genome encodes these proteins:
- the dut gene encoding dUTP diphosphatase: MKVEVWKKDERAKLPERSTEGSVGYDIFALEDLEILPGEFKLIRTGLVMKAPYPYALLIFPRSSLFKNKGLIFPNSAGIIDFDYCGADDEIKIPVVNITQKAAFIKAHEKIAQAIFIQVGFPEIVEIKEPPQKTSRGGFGSTGGYR, translated from the coding sequence ATGAAGGTAGAGGTATGGAAAAAAGATGAAAGAGCAAAACTTCCTGAAAGAAGCACCGAAGGTTCAGTAGGATATGATATTTTTGCTTTGGAGGATTTAGAGATTTTACCAGGAGAATTTAAACTTATAAGAACAGGTTTAGTAATGAAAGCCCCCTACCCTTATGCCCTTTTAATTTTTCCTCGTTCTTCTCTTTTTAAAAATAAAGGACTTATCTTTCCAAACTCAGCAGGAATTATTGACTTTGATTATTGTGGGGCTGATGATGAAATAAAGATACCTGTAGTCAACATAACTCAAAAAGCCGCTTTTATTAAAGCTCATGAGAAGATAGCTCAAGCCATATTTATCCAAGTGGGATTTCCTGAAATAGTAGAAATTAAAGAACCACCTCAAAAAACTTCCAGAGGTGGTTTTGGGTCAACAGGTGGCTACAGATGA
- a CDS encoding FmdB family zinc ribbon protein has translation MAIYEYECLACGHKFEVWQKITEDPLRTCEKCGGELRRLIGNTGFILKGSGWYVTDYARKEKGQKSNSKEEGSQKSSNDS, from the coding sequence ATGGCTATTTATGAATATGAATGTTTAGCTTGCGGACATAAGTTTGAGGTTTGGCAAAAAATTACTGAAGACCCTCTTAGAACTTGCGAAAAATGTGGAGGCGAGTTAAGAAGGCTTATCGGAAATACTGGGTTTATTTTAAAAGGTTCTGGATGGTATGTTACAGATTATGCCCGTAAAGAAAAAGGCCAGAAAAGTAATTCTAAAGAAGAGGGTTCTCAAAAAAGTTCTAATGATTCATAA
- the infC gene encoding translation initiation factor IF-3, with the protein MQKDLKKKYRVNEQIKAKEVRLIGPDGKQIGIVSLTEALRYAEDYGLDLVEIAPTANPPVCKIMDFGEFLYQEAKKAKEAKKKQVQIETKEIKLSPKTDKHDLEVKIKHIIRFLEDKNKVKVRIVFKGREIAHPEMADKVLQAIFEAVKDKAQVESPPKLEGKQLITILAPLVKK; encoded by the coding sequence ATGCAAAAAGACTTGAAGAAAAAGTATCGGGTTAATGAACAGATTAAAGCTAAAGAAGTAAGACTGATAGGTCCAGATGGTAAACAGATAGGTATTGTGTCGTTAACCGAAGCGTTAAGATATGCCGAAGATTATGGTTTAGACCTGGTAGAAATAGCACCTACTGCTAATCCTCCTGTATGTAAAATAATGGATTTTGGAGAATTTTTATATCAAGAGGCTAAAAAAGCTAAAGAAGCTAAAAAGAAACAGGTTCAGATTGAAACCAAAGAAATTAAACTTAGTCCTAAAACAGATAAGCATGATTTGGAAGTAAAAATTAAACATATTATCAGGTTCTTAGAAGACAAAAATAAAGTAAAGGTAAGGATTGTTTTTAAAGGAAGAGAGATAGCTCATCCTGAAATGGCAGATAAGGTTTTGCAGGCTATTTTTGAGGCAGTAAAGGATAAGGCTCAGGTGGAAAGTCCTCCTAAGTTAGAGGGGAAACAACTGATAACCATCTTGGCTCCTTTGGTAAAAAAATAG
- a CDS encoding FAD-dependent thymidylate synthase, with translation MRLSDLRQLQKDFISVVVKNSDIKAITDFLFFSYLGARICYASSHPLALFSEEKFKNFETFKNFLLHLKKLEHYSVFAHTPVFVNTENIKVEEKLLLAQIYFKVFWDESKKQALFNLRHLAENLSEEQFAKLIENPPDLTSIEIVYFKNNQNLYQGPLLEFPNHLLEEDRTNFFAVPEVIIIKQLKPYPFNWIGVIVHNFSRIFSHQFVRHTWLNFNQRSHRYTEVDKFIVPKNFNDYHVKTYQEIIKYTMKYYRDFMKDLKKESARFLVPQGVTTTLLATGPEFVWEDFINKRAIPQAQEEIKTLAFLLKEHLL, from the coding sequence ATGAGGCTTTCGGATTTAAGACAACTTCAAAAAGATTTTATTTCTGTAGTAGTTAAAAATTCTGATATTAAAGCTATAACAGATTTTCTCTTCTTTAGCTATTTAGGAGCAAGAATATGTTACGCCTCTTCCCATCCTTTGGCTCTTTTTTCTGAAGAAAAGTTTAAAAACTTTGAGACCTTTAAAAATTTTCTTCTTCATCTAAAAAAATTGGAACATTACAGTGTTTTTGCCCATACTCCAGTTTTCGTCAACACAGAAAACATAAAAGTTGAAGAAAAACTTCTTCTCGCACAGATTTACTTTAAGGTATTTTGGGATGAATCTAAAAAACAAGCCTTATTTAATCTTAGACATCTTGCAGAAAATCTTTCAGAGGAACAATTTGCTAAACTAATAGAAAATCCTCCTGACTTAACCTCGATTGAGATTGTTTATTTTAAAAATAACCAAAACTTATATCAAGGTCCTCTTTTAGAGTTCCCTAACCATCTTCTTGAAGAAGACCGTACAAACTTTTTTGCCGTCCCTGAAGTCATTATCATAAAACAACTGAAACCTTATCCCTTTAACTGGATTGGAGTAATCGTTCATAATTTTTCAAGAATCTTTAGTCATCAGTTCGTAAGGCACACCTGGCTTAATTTCAATCAGCGTTCTCATAGGTATACTGAAGTAGACAAATTTATCGTACCTAAAAATTTTAACGACTACCATGTTAAAACCTACCAAGAAATTATAAAATATACGATGAAGTATTACAGAGATTTTATGAAAGACCTAAAAAAAGAGAGTGCAAGGTTTTTAGTTCCTCAAGGTGTAACTACCACTCTTTTAGCCACCGGGCCAGAATTCGTATGGGAAGATTTTATCAACAAAAGGGCGATACCCCAAGCTCAAGAAGAAATAAAAACTTTAGCATTTCTTTTAAAAGAACATCTTTTATGA
- a CDS encoding redox-sensing transcriptional repressor Rex: protein MKIKDLPENTLERLIFYLKILENLEDKGIGSLSSEELAELAGVTSAQLRKDLNFLGSLGTKGVGYNVKTLKFNLKKFLGLSQEWNLILGGISPLGIFLLENKELQKEGFYFMAAFDIREEHIGRIYNGISVYNLEQVSYVFKAIKVDIGVITAEENAEVYIKTFLDHGLKAILNLTKIPFFSRNDSVRIENLSFSLGLTKLSYFLSR from the coding sequence ATGAAAATTAAGGACCTACCAGAAAATACCTTAGAAAGACTGATTTTTTATCTTAAAATCCTTGAAAATCTTGAGGATAAAGGTATCGGTTCTCTTTCTTCTGAAGAATTGGCAGAACTTGCTGGAGTAACCTCTGCTCAACTAAGAAAAGACTTAAACTTTTTAGGAAGCCTTGGCACTAAAGGTGTAGGCTATAACGTTAAAACTTTAAAGTTTAATCTAAAAAAATTTTTAGGACTTTCCCAAGAATGGAACCTAATATTAGGAGGTATCTCTCCTTTAGGAATATTTCTTTTAGAAAATAAAGAACTTCAGAAAGAAGGTTTCTACTTTATGGCAGCCTTTGATATCAGAGAGGAACACATAGGAAGGATCTACAATGGAATTTCTGTTTACAACTTGGAGCAGGTTTCCTATGTTTTTAAAGCGATTAAGGTAGACATAGGAGTTATTACAGCAGAAGAAAACGCAGAAGTTTACATAAAAACTTTTTTGGACCATGGATTAAAAGCTATTTTAAACCTAACAAAAATCCCATTTTTTTCCAGGAATGATTCAGTTCGGATAGAAAACCTTTCGTTTAGCTTAGGTTTAACTAAATTATCTTATTTTTTAAGTAGATAA